Proteins found in one Mycteria americana isolate JAX WOST 10 ecotype Jacksonville Zoo and Gardens chromosome 8, USCA_MyAme_1.0, whole genome shotgun sequence genomic segment:
- the LOC142413535 gene encoding uncharacterized protein LOC142413535 isoform X3 translates to MAVMPPSTQAAPGGHSTPAGPAGLGQHLFCTKLHLPGFYAKPSQVLQRSHRRLCPAEKGSRLRGDHVCGAGYGSPQLSLHHRCCWSAPRAAEHRPRSSRAHGGPADFAGIGGLPVLSSIACQLIFPFHPRETQRLCRKKVLPEIHGSPVYVKKCMTDCRFVLEGVPVAEEPAWVQLWSMSLSTHARLFWTFSSTAILFSGPAADQNLVQRSKTQMSKRLVQLHFPVSVPSLVTPNMAFGCWALICKIPPSAGRASQKCQRK, encoded by the exons ATGGCCGtgatgccccccagcacccaggcagccccggggggacacagcaccccagcggggcccgcggggctgGGTCAGCACCTCTTCTGCACCAAACTCCACCTCCCGGGTTTCTACGCAAAGCCCTCGCAAGTGCTGCAGCGCTCGCACAGGCGTCTCTGCCCCGCGGAGAAGGGCTCTCGCCTGCGCGGGGATCACGTCTGCGGCGCTGGGTACGGCTCTCCGCAGCTGTCGCTGCACCACCGATGCTGCTGGTCTGCTCCTCGGGCAGCTGAGCACCGGCCAAGGTCCAGCCGTGCTCACGGCGGCCCAGCTGATTTTGCGGGAATCGGAGGACTTCCAGTGCTTTCTAGCATTGCGTGTCAGCTGATCTTCCCCTTTCACCCCAGAGAAACAcaaaggctttgcaggaagaaagTCCTGCCAGAAATTCATG GCTCCCCTGTTTATGTTAAGAAATGCATGACTGACTGCCGGTTCGTCCTCGAGGGAGTGCCTGTCGCTGAGGAGCCTGCTTGGGTGCAGCTGTGGTCCATGTCTTTGAGCACGCATGCCAGACTCTTCTGGACCTTTTCCAGCACTGCTATCCTCTTTTCAGGACCTGCAGCGGACCAGAACCTCGTGCAGCGTTCAAAGACACAAATGAGCAAGAGGTTGGTACAGTTACATTTTCCAGTCTCTGTTCCTTCCCTCGTTACCCCTAACATGGCATTCGGTTGTTGGGCACTGATCTGCAAGATCCCTCCCTCGGCTGGTAGGGCCTCTCAGAAATG CCAAAGGAAATGA
- the LOC142413535 gene encoding uncharacterized protein LOC142413535 isoform X1 — protein sequence MAVMPPSTQAAPGGHSTPAGPAGLGQHLFCTKLHLPGFYAKPSQVLQRSHRRLCPAEKGSRLRGDHVCGAGYGSPQLSLHHRCCWSAPRAAEHRPRSSRAHGGPADFAGIGGLPVLSSIACQLIFPFHPRETQRLCRKKVLPEIHGSPVYVKKCMTDCRFVLEGVPVAEEPAWVQLWSMSLSTHARLFWTFSSTAILFSGPAADQNLVQRSKTQMSKSCHLFLRLKPKRERRSPCSEKARQSKPNALSSASLHGPCVFLLLCPVNF from the exons ATGGCCGtgatgccccccagcacccaggcagccccggggggacacagcaccccagcggggcccgcggggctgGGTCAGCACCTCTTCTGCACCAAACTCCACCTCCCGGGTTTCTACGCAAAGCCCTCGCAAGTGCTGCAGCGCTCGCACAGGCGTCTCTGCCCCGCGGAGAAGGGCTCTCGCCTGCGCGGGGATCACGTCTGCGGCGCTGGGTACGGCTCTCCGCAGCTGTCGCTGCACCACCGATGCTGCTGGTCTGCTCCTCGGGCAGCTGAGCACCGGCCAAGGTCCAGCCGTGCTCACGGCGGCCCAGCTGATTTTGCGGGAATCGGAGGACTTCCAGTGCTTTCTAGCATTGCGTGTCAGCTGATCTTCCCCTTTCACCCCAGAGAAACAcaaaggctttgcaggaagaaagTCCTGCCAGAAATTCATG GCTCCCCTGTTTATGTTAAGAAATGCATGACTGACTGCCGGTTCGTCCTCGAGGGAGTGCCTGTCGCTGAGGAGCCTGCTTGGGTGCAGCTGTGGTCCATGTCTTTGAGCACGCATGCCAGACTCTTCTGGACCTTTTCCAGCACTGCTATCCTCTTTTCAGGACCTGCAGCGGACCAGAACCTCGTGCAGCGTTCAAAGACACAAATGAGCAAGAG CTGTCATTTGTTCCTGAGGTTAAAAccaaagagggagaggaggagtcCCTGCAGTGAGAAAGCCAGACAGTCCAAACCGAACGCTTTGTCCTCAGCATCTCTCCACGGCCCGTGTGtgtttctcctgctctgtccTGTGAACTTTTGA
- the LOC142413535 gene encoding uncharacterized protein LOC142413535 isoform X2, which produces MAVMPPSTQAAPGGHSTPAGPAGLGQHLFCTKLHLPGFYAKPSQVLQRSHRRLCPAEKGSRLRGDHVCGAGYGSPQLSLHHRCCWSAPRAAEHRPRSSRAHGGPADFAGIGGLPVLSSIACQLIFPFHPRETQRLCRKKVLPEIHGSPVYVKKCMTDCRFVLEGVPVAEEPAWVQLWSMSLSTHARLFWTFSSTAILFSGPAADQNLVQRSKTQMSKSCHLFLRLKPKRERRSPCSEKARQSKPNALSSASLHGPCRRPHLQRK; this is translated from the exons ATGGCCGtgatgccccccagcacccaggcagccccggggggacacagcaccccagcggggcccgcggggctgGGTCAGCACCTCTTCTGCACCAAACTCCACCTCCCGGGTTTCTACGCAAAGCCCTCGCAAGTGCTGCAGCGCTCGCACAGGCGTCTCTGCCCCGCGGAGAAGGGCTCTCGCCTGCGCGGGGATCACGTCTGCGGCGCTGGGTACGGCTCTCCGCAGCTGTCGCTGCACCACCGATGCTGCTGGTCTGCTCCTCGGGCAGCTGAGCACCGGCCAAGGTCCAGCCGTGCTCACGGCGGCCCAGCTGATTTTGCGGGAATCGGAGGACTTCCAGTGCTTTCTAGCATTGCGTGTCAGCTGATCTTCCCCTTTCACCCCAGAGAAACAcaaaggctttgcaggaagaaagTCCTGCCAGAAATTCATG GCTCCCCTGTTTATGTTAAGAAATGCATGACTGACTGCCGGTTCGTCCTCGAGGGAGTGCCTGTCGCTGAGGAGCCTGCTTGGGTGCAGCTGTGGTCCATGTCTTTGAGCACGCATGCCAGACTCTTCTGGACCTTTTCCAGCACTGCTATCCTCTTTTCAGGACCTGCAGCGGACCAGAACCTCGTGCAGCGTTCAAAGACACAAATGAGCAAGAG CTGTCATTTGTTCCTGAGGTTAAAAccaaagagggagaggaggagtcCCTGCAGTGAGAAAGCCAGACAGTCCAAACCGAACGCTTTGTCCTCAGCATCTCTCCACGGCCC
- the LOC142413535 gene encoding uncharacterized protein LOC142413535 isoform X4 codes for MAVMPPSTQAAPGGHSTPAGPAGLGQHLFCTKLHLPGFYAKPSQVLQRSHRRLCPAEKGSRLRGDHVCGAGYGSPQLSLHHRCCWSAPRAAEHRPRSSRAHGGPADFAGIGGLPVLSSIACQLIFPFHPRETQRLCRKKVLPEIHGSPVYVKKCMTDCRFVLEGVPVAEEPAWVQLWSMSLSTHARLFWTFSSTAILFSGPAADQNLVQRSKTQMSKSQRK; via the exons ATGGCCGtgatgccccccagcacccaggcagccccggggggacacagcaccccagcggggcccgcggggctgGGTCAGCACCTCTTCTGCACCAAACTCCACCTCCCGGGTTTCTACGCAAAGCCCTCGCAAGTGCTGCAGCGCTCGCACAGGCGTCTCTGCCCCGCGGAGAAGGGCTCTCGCCTGCGCGGGGATCACGTCTGCGGCGCTGGGTACGGCTCTCCGCAGCTGTCGCTGCACCACCGATGCTGCTGGTCTGCTCCTCGGGCAGCTGAGCACCGGCCAAGGTCCAGCCGTGCTCACGGCGGCCCAGCTGATTTTGCGGGAATCGGAGGACTTCCAGTGCTTTCTAGCATTGCGTGTCAGCTGATCTTCCCCTTTCACCCCAGAGAAACAcaaaggctttgcaggaagaaagTCCTGCCAGAAATTCATG GCTCCCCTGTTTATGTTAAGAAATGCATGACTGACTGCCGGTTCGTCCTCGAGGGAGTGCCTGTCGCTGAGGAGCCTGCTTGGGTGCAGCTGTGGTCCATGTCTTTGAGCACGCATGCCAGACTCTTCTGGACCTTTTCCAGCACTGCTATCCTCTTTTCAGGACCTGCAGCGGACCAGAACCTCGTGCAGCGTTCAAAGACACAAATGAGCAAGAG CCAAAGGAAATGA